In Halomarina salina, one DNA window encodes the following:
- a CDS encoding radical SAM protein codes for MLSKGCEQCAKGGKMVLFVYGYCDQRDCFYCPLGENRKNVTQTYANERPVESDEDVITEAKRMSALGTSITGGEPQEAMEKTCRYLRLLKDEFGEDHHTHLYTGITGGRENMRRLSEAGLDEIRFHPPYEQWGDLHGTEWEDILYVAREEGLTPAFEIPGIRGETEFLDFLDEGAADFCNVNEFEMSDGNYERMQEEGFELREDHMSAVAGSHGVLEEMGDHPKVYFCTSVFKDAAQHRSRLKRMAENIRREFDEVTDDGTLVYGKTWLTEAELEALGVPEEFYVVKQDHVELAWWLLEEMVDDGDAEKGEIVEQYPTYDGTVVERTPLA; via the coding sequence ATGCTGTCGAAGGGCTGTGAACAGTGCGCGAAAGGCGGCAAGATGGTTCTGTTCGTCTACGGCTACTGCGACCAGCGCGACTGTTTCTACTGCCCGCTGGGTGAGAACCGCAAGAACGTCACTCAGACCTACGCCAACGAGCGTCCCGTCGAGTCCGACGAGGACGTCATCACGGAGGCCAAGCGGATGAGCGCGCTCGGCACCTCCATCACGGGCGGCGAACCCCAGGAGGCGATGGAGAAGACCTGTCGCTACCTCCGCCTCCTCAAAGACGAGTTCGGCGAGGACCACCACACGCACCTCTACACGGGAATCACGGGCGGCCGCGAGAACATGCGTCGCCTCTCGGAGGCGGGTCTCGACGAGATTCGCTTCCACCCGCCCTACGAGCAGTGGGGTGACCTCCACGGCACCGAGTGGGAGGACATCCTCTACGTCGCCCGCGAGGAGGGGCTGACGCCCGCGTTCGAGATTCCGGGTATCCGCGGCGAGACGGAGTTCCTCGACTTCCTCGACGAGGGCGCGGCCGACTTCTGCAACGTCAACGAGTTCGAGATGTCCGACGGGAACTACGAGCGGATGCAGGAGGAGGGGTTCGAACTCCGCGAGGACCACATGAGCGCCGTCGCGGGCTCTCACGGCGTGCTGGAGGAGATGGGCGACCACCCGAAGGTGTACTTCTGTACGAGCGTGTTCAAGGACGCCGCCCAGCACCGCTCGCGGCTGAAGCGGATGGCCGAGAACATCCGTCGCGAGTTCGACGAGGTGACCGACGACGGGACCCTCGTCTACGGGAAGACGTGGCTCACCGAGGCCGAACTGGAGGCGCTCGGCGTCCCCGAGGAGTTCTACGTCGTCAAGCAGGACCACGTCGAACTGGCGTGGTGGCTGCTCGAAGAGATGGTCGACGACGGCGACGCCGAGAAGGGCGAGATCGTCGAGCAGTACCCCACCTACGACGGGACGGTCGTGGAACGGACGCCGCTGGCGTAG
- a CDS encoding enolase C-terminal domain-like protein — translation MALEITRIETTEFSYPLSDVGTDQGFNLVYSPGETTDRKLFAMEIHTADGPTGTFVGGNSPAFAQIHVVAEHLIGKDPLRRERHWSELKRGLRKYDRMGIGPVDIALWDLAGKYYDAPIHELLGTYRERLPAYASTYHADDNGGLDSPEAYADFAEQCAELGYGGFKIHGWGGSDDRRDIDREVETVRAVGERVGSEMDLMIDPACEYETYADALKVGRECDEQEFLWYEDPFRDGGISQAAHRRLRQNLDTPVLQTEHVRGLEPHADFLAEEATDFVRADPEYDGGITGAMKIAHAAESMGADVEIHSPGPAQRHCMAAIRNSNYYEMALVHPDCENTGPPVYEGDYLDDLDSVDEDGTVPVPDGPGLGVTYDWDYIHEHRMGGRTYE, via the coding sequence ATGGCACTCGAGATAACCCGCATCGAGACGACGGAGTTCTCGTATCCGCTCTCGGACGTGGGGACCGACCAGGGGTTCAACCTCGTCTACTCCCCCGGCGAGACGACCGACCGCAAACTGTTCGCGATGGAGATACACACCGCCGACGGCCCGACGGGGACGTTCGTGGGAGGCAACTCCCCCGCGTTCGCCCAGATTCACGTCGTCGCGGAGCACCTCATCGGGAAGGACCCGCTGCGCCGCGAACGTCACTGGAGCGAACTCAAGCGCGGTCTCCGGAAGTACGACCGGATGGGCATCGGCCCCGTCGACATCGCGCTGTGGGACCTCGCCGGGAAGTACTACGACGCGCCCATCCACGAACTGCTCGGGACGTACCGCGAGCGACTGCCCGCCTACGCCTCGACGTACCACGCCGACGATAACGGTGGTCTCGACTCCCCCGAGGCCTACGCCGACTTCGCCGAACAGTGCGCCGAACTGGGGTACGGCGGGTTCAAGATTCACGGCTGGGGCGGCAGCGACGACCGCCGCGACATCGACCGCGAGGTCGAGACGGTCCGCGCCGTCGGCGAACGCGTCGGCAGCGAGATGGACCTGATGATCGACCCGGCCTGCGAATACGAGACGTACGCCGATGCGCTGAAGGTGGGCCGCGAGTGCGACGAGCAGGAGTTCCTCTGGTACGAGGACCCGTTCCGCGACGGCGGCATCTCGCAGGCCGCCCACCGCCGCCTCCGCCAGAACCTCGACACGCCGGTCCTCCAGACCGAACACGTCCGAGGGCTGGAACCGCACGCCGACTTCCTCGCCGAGGAGGCGACCGACTTCGTCCGCGCCGACCCCGAGTACGACGGCGGCATCACCGGCGCGATGAAGATCGCCCACGCCGCCGAGTCGATGGGCGCGGACGTGGAGATCCACTCTCCCGGCCCCGCACAGCGCCACTGCATGGCGGCGATACGCAACTCGAACTACTACGAGATGGCGCTGGTCCACCCCGACTGCGAGAACACCGGCCCGCCCGTCTACGAGGGCGATTACCTCGACGACCTCGACAGCGTCGACGAGGACGGCACCGTCCCCGTCCCCGACGGCCCCGGTCTCGGCGTGACCTACGACTGGGACTACATCCACGAACACAGGATGGGCGGTCGGACCTACGAGTAG
- a CDS encoding MBL fold metallo-hydrolase, translated as MVHATWGDWFVRDEIEASDPDGLSVWFLGCNGYVLRTAETTLYLDPYFGDGSPPRTVRMIPVPMDAADATLCDAVFITHEHIDHVHPPSYGPLVEDLEADIYAPEASYENPDYDGDLRAPEERRTVVDVGDEYEVGDLTVHVRGANDPDAEEPVTYVVEHESGTFFAAGDSRPADAFSDVADEFDIDLGVLAFGTVGNVVHTEDDPTEARSTDWYNDGEQIREAANALELDRLMPVHWDMWKGVGADPKAVREHLASYEFPKVVEPVSIGDRVDVGSPGVVQARDVRRH; from the coding sequence ATGGTTCACGCGACCTGGGGCGACTGGTTCGTCCGCGACGAGATAGAGGCCAGCGACCCGGACGGCCTCTCGGTCTGGTTCCTCGGCTGCAACGGCTACGTCCTGCGCACCGCGGAGACGACGCTCTACCTCGACCCGTACTTCGGCGACGGGTCGCCGCCGCGGACCGTCCGCATGATTCCGGTACCGATGGACGCCGCCGACGCCACGCTCTGTGACGCCGTCTTCATCACGCACGAACACATCGACCACGTCCACCCGCCGTCGTACGGGCCGCTCGTCGAGGACCTGGAGGCCGACATCTACGCGCCCGAGGCCTCATACGAGAACCCAGACTACGACGGCGACCTGCGTGCGCCCGAGGAACGACGGACGGTGGTAGACGTCGGCGACGAGTACGAGGTCGGCGACCTCACGGTCCACGTCCGCGGGGCGAACGACCCGGACGCCGAGGAACCGGTGACGTACGTCGTCGAGCACGAGTCGGGGACGTTCTTCGCGGCGGGCGACTCCCGGCCCGCCGACGCCTTCTCCGACGTCGCCGACGAGTTCGACATCGACCTCGGCGTCCTGGCGTTCGGGACCGTCGGCAACGTCGTCCACACGGAGGACGACCCGACCGAGGCCCGCTCGACGGACTGGTACAACGACGGCGAGCAGATACGCGAGGCGGCGAACGCCCTCGAACTCGACCGCCTGATGCCCGTCCACTGGGACATGTGGAAGGGCGTCGGCGCGGACCCGAAGGCGGTCCGCGAACACCTCGCCTCCTACGAGTTCCCGAAGGTCGTCGAACCCGTCAGTATCGGCGACCGGGTCGACGTCGGCAGTCCGGGCGTCGTGCAGGCGCGGGACGTGCGACGACACTGA
- a CDS encoding SDR family NAD(P)-dependent oxidoreductase, translating to MGTATFDFDDETVIVTGGSAGIGRAIALTFGEAGATVINADVEEEPKREGEETPTHERITEDGGTAQYVETDVSDVDQLASVVEAAREYGGVDVMVNNAAVQHSEPFLEVDQDALDKLLSTNVRGYFFGTQLAAQDMIDRDEPGSIVNTASISSRVAQHGQVQYDATKGAIKMVTRGTALELAEHGIRVNAIAPGQIATEFTEGWSDEAQAAAGDDGDEGFIKPIPLGRAGTPEDCAGAAAFLATEDASYITGELVYVDGGWTAI from the coding sequence ATGGGTACAGCGACCTTCGACTTCGACGACGAGACGGTCATCGTGACTGGCGGGAGCGCCGGCATCGGGCGCGCCATCGCCCTGACGTTCGGCGAGGCGGGCGCGACCGTCATCAACGCCGACGTAGAGGAGGAGCCGAAACGCGAGGGGGAGGAGACGCCGACCCACGAGCGCATCACCGAGGACGGCGGCACCGCCCAGTACGTCGAGACGGACGTGAGCGACGTCGACCAGCTCGCCTCGGTCGTCGAGGCCGCCCGCGAGTACGGCGGCGTGGACGTGATGGTGAACAACGCCGCCGTCCAGCACTCCGAGCCGTTCCTGGAGGTCGACCAGGACGCGCTCGACAAGCTCCTCAGCACGAACGTCCGGGGGTACTTCTTCGGGACGCAGCTCGCCGCCCAGGACATGATCGACCGCGACGAGCCGGGGAGCATCGTCAACACCGCCTCCATCTCCTCGCGGGTCGCCCAGCACGGCCAGGTCCAGTACGACGCGACGAAGGGCGCTATCAAGATGGTGACCCGCGGGACGGCGCTCGAACTCGCCGAACACGGCATCCGGGTGAACGCCATCGCGCCCGGCCAGATAGCGACGGAGTTCACCGAGGGCTGGAGCGACGAGGCGCAGGCGGCGGCCGGGGACGACGGCGACGAGGGGTTCATCAAGCCCATCCCGCTCGGCCGGGCCGGGACGCCCGAGGACTGTGCGGGCGCGGCGGCGTTCCTCGCCACCGAGGACGCGTCTTACATCACGGGCGAACTGGTGTACGTCGACGGCGGCTGGACCGCAATCTGA
- a CDS encoding aldehyde dehydrogenase family protein — MADTYQNYVAGEWRDTETGETFAVRNPADTDDVVAECQDSSSADANGAIEAAAAAREEWADTPGPARGELLRETAKRMDERSDELAETLSREEGKTLAEATGETQRAVDIFYYYAERAMDYAGERRRPSSGSQNLYTVREPMGVAGLVVPWNYPIAIPSWKMAPALATGNTVVCKLSQAAPTVFLKVVECIDEAAEEVGAPDGVVNVLTGGGEEVGQPVVTHDEVDAVSFTGSRAVGDMIYEQATDAHKRVQTELGSKNPTVVTENADVEEAAQVVGSGAFGVTGQACTATERAIVHESVYDEFVEELVSYAESVDIGPGREDPDMGPHVSESELESTLDAVETARDEGATVEYGGGQPDGDDYEDGYYVEPTVLTDVESDMEVMQEEVFGPFVGVLKASDVDEAIELANDVEFGLAAGFVTDDHTEANRFVDGVDFGVVKVNEATTGLELHVPFGGMNASSSETYREQGEEGMDYFTIIKTVYDSY, encoded by the coding sequence ATGGCAGACACCTACCAGAACTACGTCGCGGGGGAGTGGCGGGACACCGAGACCGGCGAGACGTTCGCGGTCCGGAATCCGGCCGACACCGACGACGTCGTCGCCGAGTGTCAGGACTCCAGTTCCGCGGACGCCAACGGCGCGATCGAGGCGGCCGCGGCGGCCCGCGAGGAGTGGGCGGACACGCCGGGGCCGGCGCGCGGCGAACTCCTCCGCGAGACGGCGAAACGGATGGACGAGCGGAGCGACGAACTCGCGGAGACGCTGAGCCGCGAGGAGGGGAAGACGCTCGCCGAGGCCACCGGCGAGACCCAGCGCGCGGTCGACATCTTCTACTACTACGCCGAGCGCGCGATGGACTACGCCGGGGAGCGACGGCGGCCGAGTTCCGGCAGTCAGAACCTCTACACCGTCCGGGAGCCGATGGGGGTCGCCGGCCTCGTCGTCCCCTGGAACTACCCCATCGCCATCCCGTCGTGGAAGATGGCCCCGGCGCTCGCGACGGGCAACACCGTGGTCTGCAAGCTCTCGCAGGCCGCCCCGACGGTGTTCCTGAAGGTCGTCGAGTGCATCGACGAGGCGGCCGAGGAGGTCGGCGCGCCCGACGGCGTCGTCAACGTCCTCACCGGCGGGGGCGAGGAGGTCGGCCAGCCCGTCGTCACGCACGACGAGGTGGACGCCGTCTCGTTCACCGGCAGTCGCGCCGTCGGCGACATGATCTACGAGCAGGCGACGGACGCCCACAAGCGCGTCCAGACGGAACTCGGGTCGAAGAACCCGACGGTCGTCACCGAGAACGCCGACGTGGAGGAGGCCGCACAGGTCGTCGGGAGCGGCGCGTTCGGCGTCACCGGCCAGGCCTGCACCGCCACCGAGCGGGCCATCGTCCACGAGTCGGTGTACGACGAGTTCGTCGAGGAGCTCGTCTCCTACGCCGAGTCGGTCGACATCGGCCCCGGCCGGGAGGACCCGGACATGGGGCCGCACGTCAGCGAGAGCGAACTGGAGAGCACGCTGGACGCCGTCGAGACCGCCCGCGACGAGGGCGCGACCGTCGAGTACGGCGGCGGACAGCCAGACGGTGACGACTACGAGGACGGCTACTACGTCGAACCGACCGTCCTCACGGACGTCGAGTCCGACATGGAGGTCATGCAGGAGGAGGTGTTCGGCCCGTTCGTCGGCGTGCTGAAAGCCAGCGACGTCGACGAGGCCATCGAGCTCGCGAACGACGTCGAGTTCGGCCTCGCGGCCGGTTTCGTCACCGACGACCACACCGAGGCCAACCGGTTCGTCGACGGGGTGGACTTCGGCGTCGTGAAGGTCAACGAGGCGACGACGGGCCTCGAACTGCACGTCCCGTTCGGCGGGATGAACGCCTCCAGCAGCGAGACGTACCGCGAGCAGGGCGAGGAGGGGATGGACTACTTCACCATCATCAAGACGGTGTACGACAGCTACTGA
- a CDS encoding fumarylacetoacetate hydrolase family protein yields the protein MRYYRTRRDGADRLVASDGRTAYDLTAARDGLGSFRDLARVAAVNGESVDDVTARVTDDAPVLDADAVVERAAMPAVPDEVWAAGVTYEVSSDAREEESGRSELYQTVFENERPELFFKATASRTVGPGEAVGVRADSDWDVPEPELAVVLSRGDIVGYTVGNDVSSRDIEGDSPLYLPQAKVYDRCCAIGPAIASPDTVGDPLDLDLSMTIERDGETEFDGETSTSKMVRTPEELVSYLNRHNTVPELAVLLTGTSLVPDEFTLREGDHVAIDLENVGTLENPVVSV from the coding sequence GTGCGATACTATCGAACGAGGCGCGACGGGGCGGACCGACTCGTCGCGAGCGACGGCCGGACGGCGTACGACCTCACCGCGGCCCGCGACGGCCTCGGCTCCTTCCGCGACCTGGCCCGCGTCGCCGCGGTCAACGGCGAGAGCGTCGACGACGTGACCGCACGGGTGACCGACGACGCGCCGGTGCTCGACGCCGACGCGGTGGTCGAGCGCGCCGCGATGCCCGCCGTCCCGGACGAGGTGTGGGCGGCCGGCGTCACCTACGAGGTCAGCAGCGACGCCCGCGAGGAGGAGAGCGGCCGCAGCGAGCTGTACCAGACCGTCTTCGAGAACGAGCGCCCCGAACTGTTCTTCAAGGCCACCGCCTCGCGGACCGTCGGCCCCGGCGAGGCCGTCGGCGTCCGCGCCGACTCCGACTGGGACGTCCCCGAACCCGAACTGGCAGTCGTCCTCTCGCGGGGGGACATCGTCGGCTACACCGTCGGCAACGACGTGTCGAGCCGCGACATCGAGGGCGACAGCCCGCTCTACCTCCCGCAGGCGAAGGTGTACGACCGCTGCTGTGCCATCGGTCCCGCCATCGCCTCGCCCGACACGGTCGGGGACCCGCTGGACCTCGACCTGTCGATGACCATCGAGCGCGACGGCGAGACCGAGTTCGACGGCGAGACGTCCACCTCGAAGATGGTCCGCACGCCGGAGGAACTCGTCTCCTACCTGAACCGCCACAACACCGTCCCGGAACTCGCGGTCCTGCTGACGGGCACCTCGCTCGTCCCGGACGAGTTCACGCTCCGGGAGGGCGACCACGTCGCTATCGACCTCGAGAACGTCGGGACGCTCGAGAACCCGGTCGTCTCGGTCTGA
- a CDS encoding YbhB/YbcL family Raf kinase inhibitor-like protein encodes MKRRAFLATAGGAVVALSGCTSGGSGAGNDSKGDESIRTQSATLTFEVPAIDAGRLRSRITCDGENVSPNLVVVAAAAPITSLALVVTDPDAGPDPFVHWTLWDVPSTLEEVPENLANEARVTLDVETDGEPPTVSQGTNSEGTVGYTGPCSPNGESHRYQFTMYGLTEPLDVEPGAEPARVRAALDEAAVAGQTSYVATYGGESSE; translated from the coding sequence ATGAAGCGACGGGCCTTCCTGGCGACCGCTGGTGGGGCGGTCGTGGCGCTGTCGGGGTGTACGAGTGGCGGGTCGGGCGCGGGCAACGACTCGAAGGGCGACGAGTCGATTCGGACGCAGTCCGCGACGCTCACCTTCGAGGTGCCCGCCATCGACGCGGGCCGGCTCCGGAGCCGAATCACCTGCGACGGCGAGAACGTCTCGCCGAACCTCGTCGTCGTCGCGGCGGCCGCGCCCATCACGTCGCTCGCGCTCGTGGTGACCGACCCCGACGCGGGACCGGACCCGTTCGTCCACTGGACGCTGTGGGACGTCCCGTCGACGCTCGAAGAGGTCCCCGAGAACCTCGCCAACGAGGCTCGCGTGACGCTCGACGTCGAGACGGACGGCGAGCCACCGACCGTCTCGCAGGGGACGAACTCGGAGGGGACGGTCGGCTACACCGGTCCGTGTTCACCGAACGGCGAGTCCCACCGCTACCAGTTCACGATGTACGGACTCACGGAGCCACTCGACGTGGAGCCGGGCGCGGAGCCCGCGAGGGTCCGTGCGGCACTCGACGAGGCGGCGGTCGCCGGGCAGACGTCGTACGTCGCGACGTACGGCGGGGAGTCGAGCGAGTGA
- a CDS encoding DUF6517 family protein, whose translation MNDPRRTDAGERSTGSHRFARSRRAVLAGAATVGTSALAGCLGVLTGDDAARFEADAATVPESALSETGYSHRRTRDDTVTRTVEAGGQSREVEAVNVLAEYERAADVPVVGRVRAAVFTAFSTPQVSVLGETFNPVGEMSTDELVAMVQKRYDGVRDLSRESERRVTVLGESTPATRYAGSARLVAGDVRVDIYLTVTEAVAAGEDFVLGVAAYPQVLDDRDAVTRLLESLQHEG comes from the coding sequence ATGAACGACCCACGTCGGACCGACGCGGGGGAGCGGTCGACGGGTAGCCACCGGTTCGCTCGCTCCCGGCGCGCGGTGCTCGCTGGCGCGGCGACCGTCGGCACGTCGGCGCTCGCCGGCTGTCTCGGCGTCCTCACGGGCGACGACGCCGCGCGGTTCGAGGCGGACGCCGCGACGGTGCCCGAGTCGGCGCTGTCGGAGACGGGCTACAGCCACCGCCGCACCCGCGACGACACGGTCACCCGGACGGTCGAGGCGGGTGGACAGTCGCGCGAGGTGGAGGCCGTCAACGTCCTCGCGGAGTACGAGCGCGCCGCCGACGTCCCCGTCGTCGGTCGGGTCAGGGCGGCGGTGTTCACCGCGTTCTCGACGCCGCAGGTGTCGGTGCTCGGCGAGACGTTCAACCCCGTCGGCGAGATGTCCACCGACGAACTCGTGGCGATGGTCCAGAAGCGCTACGACGGCGTCCGCGACCTCAGCCGCGAGAGCGAGCGTCGCGTGACGGTGCTCGGCGAGTCGACGCCAGCGACGCGGTACGCCGGGTCGGCGCGCCTCGTGGCGGGCGACGTCCGCGTCGACATCTACCTCACCGTCACCGAAGCGGTCGCCGCTGGCGAGGACTTCGTCCTCGGCGTCGCGGCCTACCCGCAGGTCCTCGACGACCGCGACGCGGTGACGCGACTGCTGGAGTCGCTGCAACACGAGGGGTGA
- a CDS encoding DUF373 family protein, producing the protein MLLVLCVDLDDDLGRKTGFKTPVVGRDAVEEAAVALATADPEDSDVNVLFEGVHLYDQFDEEEREVAVVTGTNGSDVAANRKVGEEVDTVLARLTTGEDVQAIVVTDGAQDESVIPVIRSRVPIDGVRRVVVRQAQDLESMYYTIKQVLDDPETRGTILIPMGILLLVYPLFVVAEFLELPGVTFGVVSGLLGLYLLFRGLGVERAIDSLVDRARSGLYAGRVTLVTYVVATALLVIGGAGGVEELEAMRSASGDVGILRSSVALVNGAVVWFAAAGVVASLGRITDEYLRERFRWRYCNAPFYVLAIAAVLEGVSAYFLEFAGASYLAGALTVGTLLGVVSTLVFAIAESRFSRVRETTV; encoded by the coding sequence ATGCTGTTGGTCCTCTGTGTCGACCTCGACGACGACCTCGGGCGGAAGACCGGGTTCAAGACCCCGGTCGTCGGCCGGGACGCCGTCGAGGAGGCCGCGGTCGCGCTCGCCACCGCCGACCCCGAGGACTCCGACGTCAACGTGCTGTTCGAGGGCGTCCACCTCTACGACCAGTTCGACGAGGAGGAGCGCGAGGTGGCCGTCGTCACGGGGACGAACGGGAGCGACGTCGCCGCCAACCGGAAGGTGGGCGAGGAGGTCGACACCGTGCTCGCCCGCCTCACGACCGGCGAGGACGTGCAGGCCATCGTCGTCACCGACGGCGCACAGGACGAGTCGGTCATCCCCGTCATCCGCTCGCGGGTGCCCATCGACGGCGTGCGCCGGGTCGTCGTCCGGCAGGCCCAGGACCTCGAATCGATGTACTACACCATCAAGCAGGTACTCGACGACCCGGAGACCCGGGGGACCATCCTCATCCCGATGGGTATCCTCCTGCTCGTCTACCCGCTGTTCGTCGTCGCCGAGTTCCTCGAACTGCCGGGCGTGACGTTCGGCGTCGTCTCGGGGCTGCTGGGCCTGTACCTGCTGTTCCGGGGCCTGGGCGTCGAGCGCGCAATCGACAGCCTCGTCGACCGCGCGCGCTCGGGACTGTACGCCGGTCGCGTGACGCTGGTGACGTACGTCGTCGCAACCGCACTGCTCGTCATCGGCGGCGCGGGCGGCGTCGAGGAACTGGAGGCGATGCGGTCGGCGAGCGGCGACGTCGGCATCCTCCGGTCGTCCGTCGCCCTGGTCAACGGGGCGGTGGTCTGGTTCGCCGCGGCGGGCGTCGTGGCCAGCCTCGGGCGCATCACCGACGAGTACCTCCGCGAGCGGTTCCGGTGGCGCTACTGCAACGCCCCGTTCTACGTGCTCGCCATCGCGGCCGTCCTGGAGGGCGTCAGCGCCTACTTCCTCGAGTTCGCGGGCGCGTCGTACCTCGCGGGCGCGCTCACCGTCGGGACGCTGCTGGGCGTCGTCAGCACGCTCGTCTTCGCCATCGCGGAGTCCCGGTTCTCCCGCGTGCGGGAGACGACGGTCTGA
- a CDS encoding branched-chain amino acid transaminase, with protein sequence MAFADMDVDTIWMDGEFVDWEDAQVHVLTHGLHYGTGVFEGVRCYDTERGPAIFRWEEHLDRLFDSAKPYDMEIDHDHEELTEATLELIRRQDLESCYIRPLAFYGYNSLGVSPGDCPTRTMIACWPWGAYLGEDAIENGVDVMVSSWRKHASSQIPTNAKATGPYLNSMLAGEEARGNGYVEAIVLNKEGNVAEGPGENIFLVKDGEIYTPGLAESILDGITRKTAITLAEERGYEVHDEATISRGELYTADELFFTGTAAEVTPIRSVDDNEIGNGSRGPVTEELQKAFFDLVERRTDDHDEWFTYVNEQ encoded by the coding sequence ATGGCATTTGCCGACATGGACGTCGACACCATCTGGATGGATGGCGAGTTCGTCGACTGGGAGGACGCGCAGGTGCACGTCCTCACCCACGGACTCCACTACGGGACCGGCGTCTTCGAGGGCGTGCGCTGTTACGACACCGAACGCGGCCCGGCCATCTTCCGCTGGGAGGAGCACCTCGACCGGCTGTTCGACTCCGCGAAGCCGTACGACATGGAGATCGACCACGACCACGAGGAACTGACCGAGGCGACGCTCGAACTCATCCGCCGGCAGGACCTCGAATCCTGTTACATCCGCCCGCTTGCGTTCTACGGCTACAACTCTCTGGGCGTCTCGCCGGGCGACTGCCCGACGCGGACGATGATCGCCTGCTGGCCGTGGGGCGCGTACCTCGGCGAGGACGCCATCGAGAACGGCGTCGACGTGATGGTCTCCTCGTGGCGGAAACACGCCTCCAGCCAGATTCCGACGAACGCGAAGGCGACCGGCCCGTACCTCAACTCGATGCTCGCGGGCGAGGAGGCCCGCGGCAACGGCTACGTCGAAGCTATCGTCCTGAACAAGGAGGGCAACGTCGCGGAGGGTCCCGGCGAGAACATCTTCCTCGTCAAGGACGGCGAGATATACACGCCCGGTCTCGCCGAGTCCATCCTCGACGGCATCACCCGGAAGACGGCCATCACGCTCGCCGAGGAGCGCGGGTACGAGGTCCACGACGAGGCCACCATCTCGCGGGGCGAACTGTACACCGCCGACGAACTGTTCTTCACCGGCACCGCGGCCGAGGTGACGCCCATCCGCAGCGTCGACGACAACGAGATCGGCAACGGCTCTCGCGGCCCCGTCACCGAAGAGCTCCAGAAGGCGTTCTTCGACCTCGTCGAGCGCCGGACCGACGACCACGACGAGTGGTTCACGTACGTTAACGAGCAGTAA
- a CDS encoding CopG family ribbon-helix-helix protein, which produces MRTTVNLPEEDLAAFDEVWEAEGIDSRSRAVREAVKEYTEAHARLESLTGEVTAVLAFDYAHHEIIGALHDVQHDYQDVIQSTSHAHQGEWCLETVFCRGDAERVRELVYELRDFDAVGRVKTLSLADGGGRE; this is translated from the coding sequence ATGCGAACGACGGTCAACCTCCCGGAGGAGGACCTCGCGGCGTTCGACGAGGTGTGGGAAGCCGAGGGTATCGACTCGCGCTCGCGGGCCGTCCGCGAAGCGGTCAAGGAGTACACCGAAGCCCACGCTCGGCTCGAATCGCTCACGGGCGAGGTGACGGCGGTGCTGGCGTTCGACTACGCCCACCACGAGATTATCGGCGCGTTGCACGATGTCCAGCACGACTACCAGGACGTCATCCAGTCGACCAGCCACGCCCACCAGGGCGAGTGGTGTCTGGAGACGGTGTTCTGCCGCGGCGACGCCGAACGCGTCCGGGAACTCGTCTACGAGTTACGCGACTTCGACGCGGTGGGGCGAGTGAAGACCCTCTCGCTCGCTGACGGTGGTGGGCGAGAGTAA
- the ribB gene encoding 3,4-dihydroxy-2-butanone-4-phosphate synthase — protein MQRTDSLERAVAAFERGDPVLVHDAADREGETDLIYPAGAVTADAVARMRNDAGGLVCVALSDDVCAAFDLPFAQEVIDHPVGADHDLGYDERSSFSLTVNHRETFTGITDEDRALTITELARAATDPDGVAFASEFRAPGHVHLLRAAPDLVADREGHTELGLVLAEAARLPPAVVVCEMLDDRTGRALSPDDARAYAERHGLAYVEGSDVVRQLG, from the coding sequence ATGCAGCGCACGGACAGCCTCGAACGGGCCGTCGCGGCGTTCGAGCGCGGCGACCCCGTCCTCGTCCACGACGCCGCCGACCGCGAGGGCGAGACGGACCTCATCTACCCCGCGGGGGCCGTCACCGCCGACGCCGTCGCCCGGATGCGCAACGACGCGGGCGGCCTGGTCTGCGTCGCCCTCTCCGACGACGTCTGTGCGGCGTTCGACCTCCCGTTCGCCCAGGAGGTCATCGACCACCCCGTCGGCGCGGACCACGACCTGGGCTACGACGAGCGCTCGTCGTTCTCGCTCACCGTGAACCACCGCGAGACGTTCACCGGCATCACCGACGAGGACCGCGCGCTCACCATCACGGAACTCGCGCGGGCCGCCACAGACCCCGACGGCGTCGCGTTCGCGAGCGAGTTCCGTGCCCCCGGCCACGTCCACCTCCTCCGGGCCGCCCCGGACCTCGTCGCGGACCGCGAGGGCCACACCGAACTCGGCCTCGTCCTCGCCGAGGCGGCGCGCCTCCCGCCGGCGGTCGTCGTCTGCGAGATGCTCGACGACCGGACCGGCCGGGCGCTCTCGCCCGACGACGCCCGCGCCTACGCCGAGCGCCACGGTCTGGCGTACGTCGAGGGCAGCGACGTCGTCCGGCAGTTGGGCTGA